One Globicephala melas chromosome 17, mGloMel1.2, whole genome shotgun sequence DNA window includes the following coding sequences:
- the MAFA gene encoding transcription factor MafA: MAAELAMGAELPSSPLAIEYVNDFDLMKFEVKKEPPEAERFCHRLPPGSLSSTPLSTPCSSVPSSPSFCAPSPGTGGGAGGGAAQAGAAPGPASGGPGAVGGASGKPALEDLYWMSGYQHHLNPEALNLTPEDAVEALIGSGHHTGHHGAHHHPEAAAAYEAFRGQGYAGGGGADDMGAGHHHGTHHAAHHHHHHHHHHGGAGHGGGGTGHHVRLEERFSDDQLVSMSVRELNRQLRGFSKEEVIRLKQKRRTLKNRGYAQSCRFKRVQQRHILESEKCQLQSQVEQLKLEVGRLAKERDLYKEKYEKLAGRGGPGGAGGAGFPRESSPGVGAKGASDFFL, encoded by the coding sequence ATGGCCGCGGAGCTGGCGATGGGCGCTGAGCTGCCCAGCAGCCCGCTGGCCATCGAGTACGTCAATGACTTCGACCTGATGAAGTTCGAGGTGAAGAAGGAGCCGCCCGAGGCCGAGCGCTTCTGCCACCGTCTGCCGCCCGGCTCGCTATCCTCGACGCCGCTCAGCACGCCCTGCTCCTCCGTGCCCTCCTCGCCCAGCTTCTGCGCGCCCAGCCCGGGCACCGGCGGCGGCGCGGGGGGCGGCGCGGCGCAGGCCGGGGCTGCCCCGGGGCCGGCAAGCGGGGGCCCCGGCGCCGTCGGGGGCGCCTCGGGGAAGCCGGCGCTGGAGGATCTGTACTGGATGAGCGGCTACCAGCACCACCTGAACCCCGAGGCGCTCAACTTGACGCCTGAGGACGCGGTGGAGGCGCTCATCGGCAGCGGCCACCACACCGGGCACCACGGTGCGCACCATCACCCAGAGGCCGCCGCGGCCTACGAGGCTTTCCGGGGCCAGGGCTatgcgggcggcggcggcgcggacGACATGGGCGCCGGCCACCACCACGGCACGCACCACGCcgcccaccaccatcaccaccaccaccaccaccacggcGGCGCGGGCCATGGCGGCGGCGGCACGGGCCACCACGTGCGTCTGGAGGAGCGCTTCTCCGACGACCAGCTGGTGTCCATGTCCGTGCGCGAGCTAAACAGGCAGCTCCGCGGCTTCAGTAAGGAGGAGGTCATCCGGCTGAAGCAGAAGCGGCGCACGCTCAAGAACCGCGGCTACGCTCAGTCATGCCGCTTCAAGCGGGTGCAGCAGCGGCACATTCTGGAGAGCGAGAAGTGCCAGCTCCAGAGCCAGGTGGAGCAGCTGAAGCTGGAGGTGGGGCGCCTGGCCAAGGAGCGGGACCTGTACAAGGAGAAATACGAGAAGCTGGCCGGCCGGGGCGGCCCCGGGGGCGCGGGCGGAGCCGGCTTCCCGCGGGAGTCCTCGCCGGGAGTCGGGGCCAAGGGCGCTTCCGACTTCTTCCTGTGA